In Apium graveolens cultivar Ventura unplaced genomic scaffold, ASM990537v1 ctg1452, whole genome shotgun sequence, a genomic segment contains:
- the LOC141699880 gene encoding extra-large guanine nucleotide-binding protein 1-like yields the protein MASVFRRFVPEKYLGFDFNDEYNCEYSFALEYTGPPVSYDIPHVAPVHVDRVPLAASVPPELVIVNCKPLCQEELVQLLGCPNLPRKLKPKKYRYDKQSGLWGVEGEKPCQIITPQLVVGDLIMQNASNGNTNIFVNNREITKPELWMMQLAGIRCEGQSHFRCNSDGSFQEEGQKNVKERIWSKPRIKLLCSVLSLPIPLDSSNSDKGKGDNEVVLSTMEMNKPNKLLMVGYENSGTSTIFKQVSSPSNTDVIFDVKLDSNLLFKDPFTKIFSMQKLLYRVPFTEDERQNMKYMIQSNLYRYIGIQLEERERFEEETLNEMSMESKNEPGPSVVIQILNISFSAQYASHIIRSFDMICSGNLMMSGNLTAVFPASTGEYAPYVEELWKVKAFLSSHIRSKK from the exons ATGGCTAGTGTTTTTAGACGGTTTGTCCCGGAAAAATATTTAGGTTTTGATTTCAATGATGAGTACAATTGTGAGTACTCTTTTGCCCTGGAGTACACGGGCCCTCCGGTTAGTTATGATATTCCTCATGTAGCCCCGGTGCATGTTGATCGTGTTCCACTAGCAGCTAGT GTACCACCTGAACTCGTCATTGTGAACTGTAAACCTCTCTGTCAGGAAGAGCTAGTTCAATTGCTAGGCTGTCCAAACCTACCGCGAAAGCTAAAACCAAAAAAGTATCGGTATGACAAGCAATCTGGACTTTGGGGTGTG GAAGGAGAGAAGCCTTGCCAGATTATTACTCCACAACTGGTTGTTGGTGATCTTATCATGCAAAATGCGAGTAATGGGAATACAAATATCTTTGTTAATAATAGGGAAATTACCAAACCTGAGCTCTGGATGATGCAG TTGGCAGGAATTCGTTGTGAAGGACAGTCACACTTCCGGTGTAATTCTGATGGTTCCTTCCAGGAAGAGGGACAGAAGAATGTAAAAGAGCGGATTTGGTCTAAG CCTAGAATTAAGCTACTCTGTTCTGTCCTGTCATTGCCTATCCCATTggattcctcaaattctgataaaggaaaaggtgataatgAAGTTGTCCTCAGCACTATGGAGATGaacaaaccaaataaattgcTTATGGTTGGTTATGAAAATTCTGGTACCAGTACCATATTCAAACAGGTATCTTCCCCTTCCAACACAGATGTGATCTTTGATGTTAAACTAGATTCAAATTTACTATTTAAG GACCCCTTTACGAAGATTTTCTCCAT GCAAAAACTTCTATATAGAGTTCCTTTTACCGAAGATGAGCGTCAGAATATGAAATACATGATTCAGAGCAACTTATACCGTTACATAGGCATTCAGCTCGAGGAACGTGAACGATTTGAAGAAGAaactctaaatgaaatgagcatggaATCTAAAAATGAACCTGGTCCCTCAG TTGTAATCCAGATTTTGAACATTAGTTTCTCTGCTCAATATGCTTCTCATATAATTCGGTCCTTTGACATG ATTTGTAGTGGAAATTTGATGATGTCTGGAAATTTGACGGCGGTTTTCCCTGCTTCCACTGGTGAGTATGCACCCTATGTAGAGGAACTGTGGAAGGTTAAAGCCTTTCTTTCAAGCCACATTCGATCGAAGAAATGA